CCATTAACCACGTTTTCTCTTTCCCCATATGTTGATAAAAGGCCAAGTATGTATGCCTTTGCTGCGGCATTTGAACCAATCATTTTAGTcctaatttaaaatagatttaagaATACATTGCTGAATTTCAGAAGGCTGAAGTTTTATTTCAGGGTAGAATTATCAGAGTTGGTTTTGTTTGGCCTCGCTGCACTTTAAAATGGAAACAGTCGCATTTATTTGCTGTGGCCTTTGGAAGGTTGATGGTTTTTCTCTTGTTCTCCACATGTCTCTGATGCTAATTTATTGAAGTTTCTCTTCCTGAAAAACCTAGAGTGGTTTCTaaacaaaccacatttttttCATACCTTAGTTTATCGAGGCTAAAGCTTTTAACttctttcaactttttaaaattgagcctcacctttaattccaaagaGTCACATAATCCAGAAGTATCGAATCTCAGtgaatgaggttttttttttttaaaaaaagttctcttcacaaaagaatctttaaaaaaaaatcagtttattaaTGTTTAAAAGTTGATAAAGCTATGTGCAAAATGATCCACAAAAGTCAGGAACctattaaatactatttttttttttttaaaaaaaagacatttcttgGTTTAATTGCACTGAAAACCATACTAAAGAGacagtaatatatttttattctctgtaaCATTTACACCCACCATCAATACCTAATGACAGCTGAAATAAATTCCTGATGTTCCTTGTCAGTTAAAGTAATGCTTTTGGGGCACAAAAGGATAGCACTTTCTTAGGAACTACACATTCAATGGTGTTAACATGGGTTAGGAAGAAATTCAATAAGATGACCTCAAAGAGACAAATACATTCGAAAACCAGAAACTGTTCTTTAAACAAAATACAGCCATCCCCCAGTGGGTTGAAATGGATCACACAACACTCTGAAATCATCAAGAAAAGTGCCAAAGATGCTGTATGGGTTAGAGAACGACATCAAAAAACAGCTCTTGGTTTGCATAACTTATCTCTCACATTTCACTTCATtctggtggggttttgtttttttgtttgtttgttttgttttgtttttcccatatCACCTAAGATCCTGGCCAATATAGTTCAAATAAAGTAGACTTCATTATTCGCATTACAAACTCATACTAGCTGTGGTTGTAGTGGGAATAAGGAATCTGTGAGGAATGAACAACAACACCTTTTCGTCTTAAAGACGGCTTACCCAATCCCAAATTCCAGCTTACATGGAAACTTTGGCCTTAGCAAATAGCCTTCCAGTCAACAGTCTGCTGGCTACAGACAATCAAGAAATAGCCTCTCCATAACCTCCTTCTGATGAACAAAGGTCAGGCAGTTAAGATATAAAGTAAAAGAATATGAAGAAGGTGTGGTAAGGGGAGACAGGGTGAGAAGAAACGGAGGGTGGGGACATGCACACCACCCAACCAAGCTAAAGGACACATACTCACTTTGTCATTACAGTGAGAGATCACGACACTTTCTCTTGAGACCTTAGTCTTTGAGGAGGGACGGTCAGATGAGCCCTTTGGGAGCTTGACAATGCTAGACCTTTGGCTCAGTGCAAAATCAAAGCTCCAGggtattggggggtgggggcaggaaacCCACTGCAGGCCAGACCTGATCTCCACCCTTCCCAGTGCATTGTTCACAATTACTACCTACCTACATCATGGTATCACCGGGCCGCAcattctcccttccctccctctctcaggcTCCCAGTTGCTCCTTCTTTGTAGCAGTGGAGAACGAGGGACATTTTTGAAATGCTGGGGTAGTGGGTGACCAAGTCAGAATGCTTCCCCTAGTACCACCAGCTTCCGGTTTTAAGAAGAAGAATTGACATTTCCAGAAGACATAATGGTCTCTGGGTTGTCCCCATCGTCCTTTTGCGGGTGGGAGGAGTTGTCTGATTTGCTGCGGCTAAATTCCATGCCTGGGATGATGGGCCTCTTGAATTTGCCAGCGGAGTCTCCGTTGGGGCATTTGCAACAAGATACGATCCGGATGAAGGCCCGGCGCATCTCCTTGTTGGTCAGAGTGTAGATGATGGGGTTGGTACCTGAGTTCAGCACTGCCAGAACTAGGAAGTACTCTGCTTTGTACAGGATGTCACAGGTCTTCGCCTTGCAGCCCACATCTAACAGTAGTAGGATGAAGAGAGGGGCCCAGCAGGCAATGAAGACACTCAGGACAATGATCACCGTCTTCAGCAAGGCCAGAGACTTCTCAGAACTGCGGCTGGCCTTGGAGATGTTCTTGCGGAAGGTCAGGCGGCGGCTTCGAGTCCTGACCAAGGAGTAGATCCTGCAGTAGAGGATGACGATGGAAAGCAGGAGCAGAGTGAAGACGGTGGTGCAGAAGAGAATATAGTGCTTGTGGTACAGCGGTAGCACGGTGGAGCAGCTGGACAGTGAGCTGATGCAGTTCCAGCCCATGATGGGCAGGCCACCCAGAATGAGGGAGATGACCCAGCAGGCGCTGATCAGCAGAAAGGACCGCGAGCTGTTGCTCCCATTGTGTAGTTTCATCTTCAGCATGGTGATGTAGCGCTCAATAGCGATGGCAAGGAGGCTGAAGACTGAGGCAGACAGAGCCACAAACATACTCCCTTCCCGCAGAAACCACTGGGCAGGCGTGAGCTTGTAGGTGGTGGCCCCAGACAACAGCAAGTTAGCTGTGTAAGCCACTCCTGCTAATAGGTCCGAGAGGGCTAGGTTGCCTATGAAATAGTACATGGGCCGGTGGAACTTCTTGGTTTTCCAAATAGTTAGCAAGACAAATATATTCTCTAAGATGATGAAGCAGCAGATGAGAATGAACACCACTGAAGTCAGTTTAATGCCATGGTCCTTCTCCGCTCCGATGTTCAACTTGCCTGTGTAGTTGTAATGCCGGACTATGATATCATAGTTGCCATAGTCGGAGACTGGGCTGCGGAGAGCCTTAACCACCGGGACGCTGGTGGACACCATAGCCGCGGCACTGTGTCCCCAGGAACCCGGCGTGGTACTTCTCCAGACAAACGCTAGAGGGCGAGGTTGAGCGGGCCTTCAGTTACAGCAAGGCCAGGTCAGCGAGCAATCCAATGCTTTTCTATGTAGCTTTTCCTGGCTGGAGAGGCCTCCGAGAAACAGCAGCCTTAAAGAAGTTACAAAGAAAAGAGTCAGGGAAAATGCCCAGCACACTAGCATAATTCATTCTAGCCAAGGCATTGCTCCGACTTTATTGTTGATTTGTTTTAAGGGAACTTGGCCAGAGCAcaggcaggatttttttttttaactcaaattaTCATCTctagtaacaaaacaaaaataaataaactaaagaGAAATGACGTtagaaaggtagaaagaaaacaaacaaacaaacaaacaaatttaaccAGACTCTGAGTAGACAAAACCTTCCCTTGGGTCACTAAATCAACCAAGATGGGAATGGCAAAGAGCCACCCATTCTGGTTTTCGACTCCACGCCATTTCCACTGGCGTTGCCACGTTCAGTGTCCAGCCCTGAGATTCCTTCAAGAGATCACCAGGTCATCTGCTTGCTCACCACCAGCCCAAGGGCCTCTTTTCACAAAAGGCACCAACTGCAAATTCTGGGTGCAGTGCAGACACGCGTAcgcccgccacacacacacacacacacacacacacacacacacacacacacacacaccccacagctcTCATTACCATGCAAGAAAGTAGCTTTGTAGGAGGGTTATTTGACAAGTAAGTCGTTTTCTGGGCTCTATTAATAACTCCCTGGGAGCAGGTGTGTTGAGGGTCGGGTCGGAGGGTAAAGCGAGGTGTGGGCCGCCAGGCCTTGAAGTAAACAGGAAAGCTTGGCGCCTCCGTGAAGCAACtgcctatttttaattttttttctttactcctCCACCCTACCCAACCTCCCCACAAGTCAATTTATTATGTTTAAAGGTAAGTATAATTTATTATGTTTCATTGAGAGCCCCTCCTAAGAGACTGCAGCAAATGCTAGAACTTTCTACATGAACTGATTGCTTAAGAAGGGTTTAACTTTGGCCAGCACTCGCATGCACACAAAAGGCAATCTGCTAGCCATAACGAAACATGCATGTCACTTTGTTCTAACTTCAGGTACATTAATTTCCAGAAACACGGACTGCTAAATTTGCATGGGCAGTTTTAACCTCATCGGCTCCCCATACCCCAACATTGCCTCCTCTCACAGAACTAGCAACTCTTAAAGATGGACACACAGCACTAAATGAGTTGCGCACACAGCACTAATTAAGTATTTTAAAGTCCGCATGGTAATTGATCAACGCGATAACAAATGAAGGGGAGAAACTCCCTAGAGATATTGCAGTCATTTCTATGACAAAAGCTTACAAACTCCGTATTTCCCAACTCCAAAGCTACAGTCCACTCTCAGGCCATGGAAACCATTGACGTGATGCCTGGTAATTTTGACTATAGGATTTCCAAAAATAAGCGTCACCCCTTTTCTCCGTTCTAATGAACCATAACTTCTCCAGCACTCCCTCCCCCAGTCGTTTCTATAATTTGGAAATTAATCTTTCTCTAACTTCATTAACTCCGTGCCCCAAGAAGAAGCCAGTCAAGATGGGCTCCATGGTATCCTGGTGATGCccgggtttgttttgttttgtttttttcccaaagtttttgtttgtttcgttcGGGTTTACAGGATCGTTCTTGACACCTGGATGCCCTACAGCCGGCGCCAAAGCCTGAGAGGCTCACAACCTCCTACCTCTCTCAAGCCGGACGAAGCTGCGTCCGCAGAGCTCTGGGTCTACACCGCGCGATCCGCATCTTGCTGCTGTCGGCAACTGACCGCGATCAGCTCACTCGCAAAGTTCCCTGAGCCGGGGTCCCCTCCCTCCTCAGCGGTGCACTCCAATGGCCAGCTCTGCCTGCGCTGCCCGCACCACTTTTGCAAGGCGAAGTCTCTGAGCGCCCGGCCGCCGAGGCTGGGTGGCTCCTCTAGGAAGGGACTGGGAGGGGTTAATGCCTTTAACTCCTCCGCCCTCTGCCAGCGGCAGGGGGCCCCTCCGGGTCCAGGCTGCTAAGTAGCAGCCTCCCAGAAAGATCTGGGGCAGAGTGACTAAAATAAAACGAAATGAATAGGAGCCCCTCCGCCCCAaccagcagagagaggagaagagaaggggcgGAGCCTGGCAGCCCCTAAATTCTAATTCACAAATCACGTCTCAAGCCAGCTACCCGCAGTCCCCAGCGCGGGACAGGACTCCGAAACTAGGCATGGGATCCCTGGGAAAACTTTTCTTCGTTGAAAATCTTAGAGGACTGAGAACAAGCCTGCGTCAAGTAGAGGATCTCTCTGGTCCCCGATCCCACAGCCCTGAGGATCCGTGTAGCCCGAGTGGCCCCGGTGCCCTGAGGGCCACTTCCACGCGGTCAGGGGAAACCCGAGCTACTGCCCAGAGAGTCACCGCCACGCCACAGGGAGGAGATCCTGAGAAGGGACTGCTAGAGGGGTCGGAGGAGAGCAGCCCCGGGgcactgaaaagcttctgttctcctcctcctccccctccactcCGATCCTGGTGAAGCCTTGAAACTTGCGGTCTGGTGGGCAGAAAGCGGCTTTCCCCGGGTGCACGGAGAAGTGGGCCAGTGCTGTGCTTGGTGTTGGGCGGGGGTTCCCCTCACTCAGCTGAGCGCAAAGCCAGGCGGTGTGCCCCAGATTCTGGGAAGTGCAGAGGCCTTTGAGGAGGTGGGCTGTTGCCCTGGCCTCAGAGATTTAAATAATCCAGCAGTTCAGGAATTTCCACAGGGGAAAGGGCTGCCTGGCTTTTCACAGGCCAGCTCCTACAGCCCCCGGGCAAAAGCTGGAtgcctcttctctccctgtctacTTGAAAGATAACTAAGAGACCCCCAAATCTCAGGAGTCGCGCCTCGCCTCGCCCACATTTTTCTATTGCTAGATAATGCTAGACTGAGACTGAAGAGGCCTTGGTCAGATTTGTCTGAGTAGCAGACTCAGGGCCTTTGTGCCTTGTCTGTCCTACAGTTAAAAAGAGGTTCCACCCAAGTCCTCTGTTCGCACTGCCTTCCCACCCTGAGCAGATGTGATCACAAAACTTCCTCTGCTGTGCAGTTTCAATTAACAGACACACCCTGTACCTGAATGACTcaagagagactgaaggaacaaACAACAGACCCCTACCTTCTGGGATTTTATgagcttgcaaaaaaaaaaaaaaaaaaaaaaaaaaaaaaaaaaaaaaaaaagtaactgttAATTCACATTTGCCTAGAAGCGCTCAACAGCCTCCTACCTTACTTACCCACAAACTACAGACTTTGCAAAAACAATATGGAGACCAAGATAACAGCCATCCAGTCTCCCCCGGAAAAGACAGAGTTTGAGACTTGTTTCATTTGAAAGAGGAGATAAGTCTATGACAGTGCTGCAGAGGCAAGGAATTAGCTTCCCCTCCTCCCACTAACAATTTGTGAGGTCTTTAAGGGGGAACTGTGCACCTTGCTGTCCCAAGACACTGTTCCATGAAGCAATGGGGCAGCATGGGCCAGTCTATCCATGGTAGAAACCCTCAGCCTGAAAGGCCTGTAGGTTCCCCCGTAGTTCATGGCAGAGCTGGGTCACCAAATCTaaggtgctttgcctgcatgctCAAATGCCATCAATCGATTTAAAACGTCAAATTACTTTCCTGAACAGAGGAGACGTCTGGACTTGGACTCCTTACATTTGTACTTCTGATTGTACTTGTCTTTACATATGCGTAAAACTAATGTATACAGTGTGCTTGTATGTGGGAGGAGTGAGCTTCTCAAGCTTGGGTTATCGGACTCAGCCATATATATAAGCATATCATTGATATACACAAATAGCCAGGAACAGTgctgcatgtctgtaatctcagaatttgtagaggcaggaggatcaggagttcaaggctatcctcagccATATACTGAGCTGGAGGCCACCTTGGGATACTTGAaactgtatcacacacacacacacacacacacatacaccaacaacTTGGGTATATTACAGAGGTAGACTGTCTACTTAGTAAGTGCAACACCCTGGATTCAGTTTCCAGTACTGTGAAAAGAAAACATAGGCTCCACATGGTGAcaattgcctttaatcccagcattccagaggcaggcgcagggcagatttttttttgtaagtctGAAGCCAGACTAGTCTATATAGTTACATCCAGGCTAGTcgggg
Above is a genomic segment from Arvicanthis niloticus isolate mArvNil1 chromosome 4, mArvNil1.pat.X, whole genome shotgun sequence containing:
- the S1pr1 gene encoding sphingosine 1-phosphate receptor 1, which codes for MVSTSVPVVKALRSPVSDYGNYDIIVRHYNYTGKLNIGAEKDHGIKLTSVVFILICCFIILENIFVLLTIWKTKKFHRPMYYFIGNLALSDLLAGVAYTANLLLSGATTYKLTPAQWFLREGSMFVALSASVFSLLAIAIERYITMLKMKLHNGSNSSRSFLLISACWVISLILGGLPIMGWNCISSLSSCSTVLPLYHKHYILFCTTVFTLLLLSIVILYCRIYSLVRTRSRRLTFRKNISKASRSSEKSLALLKTVIIVLSVFIACWAPLFILLLLDVGCKAKTCDILYKAEYFLVLAVLNSGTNPIIYTLTNKEMRRAFIRIVSCCKCPNGDSAGKFKRPIIPGMEFSRSKSDNSSHPQKDDGDNPETIMSSGNVNSSS